One Sphingobacteruim zhuxiongii DNA window includes the following coding sequences:
- the gldG gene encoding gliding motility-associated ABC transporter substrate-binding protein GldG encodes MYSILKKEIANYFNAYTGFLAIALFLLITGLLCWIFPDTAILDAGYANLDSFFNLAPYVFLFLIPAICMRSIAGEKADGTYDLLLSRPISIRQLILGKFFGALVILILAILPTIIYPISLYFLANPIGNIDTGAIIGSYIGLLFLGIAFIAISIFCSSVSKNPIVAFLLAIFVCFFFYYAFDAISGFSALYAFVYEIKSFGIQEHYFNISRGVLTGADLIYFISLSAIFLLFSIGHLNRQYTPTKKTLTVYLGVLVFAFIVNQPFITSLLGRLDFTADKRFTLSETSKNTVKEVKKHIQVTIFLDGDLPNGFSRLKNSAVELLSNLRSYSNGMLSFNVINPLEGTDKERQDFSNALIQRGLYPTNLNVKSEGGLSQKAIFPWAIVGDGENEIAVNLLQTKMGAAPEEVLNNSVQNLEYAVTSALKKLNSGETPYIAFSEGHGEPNDLELYDAMQSLMASGQVGRINLNTANFKSLDQLSLLVIAKPQQAFTEAEKYKIDYYVRNGGRIIWAIDPIDASLDHIRKSGSQPLVTRQLNLDDQLFTYGVRINYDLIADLNCSQIPVTVGNISGQPQIELAPWYFFPILVPTSQSSLVKNLDGIRTEFISTIDTVASKNIKKEIILTSSPFSKLISPPNQIGLEMLDEQPDPTKFKSKPMPVAVMLQGKFPYLYENRQAPEGIQEKKELSSVSKEAKMFVMADGDWLINQINQADQSPFPLGWDRYTQQQFANKTLLNNLVDYMLFDESLIALRAREVKLRLLDQAKVKTDKVFWQIINVAAPIILLFLFAVIQQWMRKRKYAKA; translated from the coding sequence TTGTACAGTATTCTAAAAAAAGAGATTGCAAATTACTTTAACGCCTACACAGGATTTCTGGCAATAGCCCTATTCCTGCTAATTACAGGCTTATTATGTTGGATATTCCCCGACACTGCAATACTCGACGCTGGTTATGCCAATTTGGATAGCTTCTTCAATCTTGCTCCTTACGTATTCTTATTTCTTATTCCAGCAATCTGCATGCGCAGCATCGCTGGAGAAAAAGCAGATGGCACCTATGATCTCCTATTAAGTCGCCCAATATCCATTCGACAACTCATTTTGGGGAAATTCTTCGGAGCCTTAGTAATTCTCATATTAGCGATTCTACCGACTATCATCTATCCGATAAGTCTCTACTTTCTTGCAAACCCAATTGGCAACATTGATACCGGCGCAATTATCGGATCCTATATTGGATTGCTATTCCTAGGTATCGCTTTTATAGCGATCAGCATATTCTGTTCTAGCGTTAGTAAAAATCCGATTGTAGCCTTCTTATTGGCAATCTTTGTTTGTTTCTTTTTCTATTATGCGTTTGATGCGATTAGTGGATTTTCAGCCTTATACGCGTTTGTATATGAAATTAAATCATTCGGAATACAAGAGCACTATTTCAATATTAGTAGAGGTGTACTTACTGGCGCAGATTTAATCTATTTTATTTCCTTAAGTGCTATCTTTTTATTGTTCAGCATTGGTCATTTAAATCGACAATATACACCTACGAAAAAGACGCTTACCGTATATTTAGGTGTTTTGGTTTTCGCATTTATCGTGAATCAACCTTTTATAACATCTTTATTGGGTCGTCTAGATTTTACAGCCGATAAGCGTTTTACGCTTAGTGAAACAAGTAAAAACACTGTCAAAGAAGTAAAGAAGCATATTCAAGTTACGATTTTCCTAGATGGGGATCTTCCTAATGGATTTTCCCGATTAAAAAATAGCGCTGTAGAACTACTGAGTAACTTACGCTCCTATAGCAATGGTATGCTTAGCTTCAACGTGATTAATCCGCTAGAAGGGACGGATAAGGAGCGCCAAGATTTTAGCAATGCGCTCATTCAGCGAGGGCTATACCCTACCAATTTGAATGTAAAATCGGAAGGTGGTCTATCCCAAAAAGCAATATTTCCTTGGGCGATAGTTGGCGATGGAGAAAATGAGATTGCGGTTAATTTACTGCAAACAAAAATGGGAGCAGCACCAGAAGAAGTACTAAACAACTCAGTACAGAATTTAGAGTACGCGGTAACGAGTGCATTAAAGAAATTAAACAGTGGCGAAACGCCATATATTGCTTTCAGCGAGGGACATGGAGAGCCTAACGACCTCGAGCTATACGATGCTATGCAATCTTTAATGGCAAGTGGACAAGTTGGACGCATTAATTTGAATACCGCCAATTTCAAGTCGCTAGATCAACTTTCTTTATTGGTTATTGCAAAGCCACAACAAGCATTTACAGAAGCTGAAAAATATAAGATCGATTATTATGTAAGAAATGGAGGTCGCATTATTTGGGCAATAGATCCTATTGACGCGAGCTTGGACCATATTCGAAAATCTGGAAGCCAACCTCTTGTAACTAGACAATTAAATCTTGATGATCAACTATTCACGTATGGAGTTCGGATAAATTACGATTTAATCGCCGATCTAAACTGTAGTCAAATTCCCGTGACTGTAGGCAACATCTCGGGGCAGCCGCAAATTGAACTAGCGCCTTGGTATTTCTTTCCTATCCTCGTCCCGACAAGCCAATCGAGCTTAGTTAAGAACCTCGACGGAATTCGTACTGAATTTATAAGTACAATTGATACCGTAGCGAGCAAAAACATTAAAAAAGAAATTATCTTAACTTCCTCTCCTTTTTCAAAACTAATAAGCCCGCCAAATCAAATTGGATTAGAGATGTTGGATGAGCAACCCGATCCTACAAAGTTCAAATCAAAACCAATGCCTGTTGCGGTGATGTTACAAGGGAAGTTCCCGTATCTCTACGAGAATAGGCAAGCTCCTGAAGGTATACAAGAGAAAAAAGAATTGAGTTCAGTCTCAAAAGAGGCAAAAATGTTCGTAATGGCGGATGGAGACTGGTTAATTAACCAAATAAATCAAGCAGATCAATCGCCATTTCCATTAGGATGGGATCGTTACACTCAACAGCAATTTGCGAACAAAACCTTGTTAAATAATCTTGTCGATTATATGTTGTTTGATGAAAGCCTTATTGCGCTACGTGCAAGAGAAGTAAAACTTCGACTACTTGATCAAGCTAAAGTGAAGACTGATAAAGTATTTTGGCAAATTATCAATGTCGCGGCTCCAATTATACTTCTTTTCTTATTTGCGGTAATCCAACAATGGATGCGTAAGAGAAAATATGCAAAAGCATAA
- a CDS encoding ATP-binding cassette domain-containing protein: MAIEVNNLTKVYGKQKAVDHISFRTGTHKIIGFLGPNGAGKSTCMKILTGILAFDEGQVKVLGMEVSHQALALKKRIGYLPENNPLYLEMYVLEALTFEANLHQLENKKQRIAEVIELTGLRAEQHKKIHQLSKGYKQRVGLAIAIIHNPEVLILDEPTTGLDPNQIIEIRSLIKELGKEKTVLLSTHIMQEVEAICDEIIIINKGQLKMQIEKSQLSERFPGQSMEDIFVQHTS, translated from the coding sequence ATGGCGATTGAGGTGAATAATCTGACAAAAGTATATGGCAAGCAAAAGGCCGTAGATCATATTAGTTTCCGTACCGGAACGCATAAAATTATAGGATTCCTTGGACCAAATGGTGCTGGGAAATCCACTTGTATGAAAATTTTGACTGGCATTCTCGCTTTTGACGAAGGTCAGGTAAAAGTTTTAGGTATGGAAGTTTCTCATCAAGCCTTAGCCCTTAAGAAGCGAATTGGCTACCTTCCAGAAAACAATCCACTTTATTTAGAAATGTATGTATTAGAGGCATTGACTTTTGAGGCCAACTTACATCAATTGGAGAATAAAAAGCAACGTATCGCTGAGGTGATCGAACTGACCGGATTAAGAGCGGAACAGCATAAGAAAATACATCAACTATCAAAAGGTTATAAACAACGCGTCGGATTAGCAATTGCCATTATTCATAATCCTGAGGTTCTCATTCTGGATGAGCCGACTACTGGACTTGACCCTAATCAAATCATCGAAATACGTAGTCTAATCAAAGAATTGGGCAAGGAAAAAACCGTTTTACTTTCTACGCACATTATGCAGGAAGTAGAAGCAATTTGTGATGAAATAATTATTATTAACAAAGGGCAACTGAAAATGCAAATTGAGAAATCACAACTCTCCGAACGCTTTCCTGGACAATCGATGGAAGACATTTTCGTACAGCACACCTCTTAG
- a CDS encoding glycerophosphodiester phosphodiesterase family protein → MMRTKMRIYFGLIALIFLGATSCFRGSSPDSVEMYPKVSPRFNIKTVEEFYDFLTFAEGSYPLVSAHRGGGFPGYPENSIASFAKIAKEMPAIIECDVRITKDSVLVLMHDETLNRTTTGKGKVINKTYAELEEYKLKDSEGKITRYGIPTLEQALLWGKNAVIYTLDVKKEVPYAMVVDLIHKTQTETNTIIITYSANQAAVVNKLAPDLMISASIKKPDDLTRLSNLDIPDNKLVAFVGTSEPDSSLYSALRLHGIKSILGTIGNLDRSAAKAGYQVYAEYINRGADILSTDRPFEAAKALDFYIKKRNIRSKYIQ, encoded by the coding sequence ATGATGCGAACTAAAATGAGGATATACTTCGGTTTAATTGCCCTAATCTTTCTAGGTGCAACAAGTTGTTTTCGTGGTTCCTCGCCCGATAGTGTGGAGATGTATCCGAAAGTTTCTCCTCGTTTTAATATCAAAACCGTTGAGGAGTTTTACGATTTCCTAACGTTCGCAGAGGGATCTTATCCGCTCGTTAGTGCACACCGTGGTGGTGGCTTTCCAGGTTATCCTGAAAACAGCATCGCATCGTTTGCCAAAATAGCGAAAGAAATGCCGGCAATTATTGAGTGCGATGTTCGTATTACCAAAGATTCAGTACTGGTTTTAATGCATGATGAAACCTTGAACCGCACAACAACTGGAAAAGGTAAAGTAATCAATAAAACTTATGCGGAGCTTGAAGAATATAAATTAAAAGACTCCGAAGGAAAGATTACGCGTTATGGAATCCCAACATTAGAGCAAGCCTTACTATGGGGAAAAAATGCTGTCATCTACACTTTAGATGTAAAGAAAGAAGTCCCCTATGCAATGGTTGTCGACCTAATCCATAAAACGCAGACAGAAACAAATACTATTATCATCACCTACTCCGCAAATCAAGCGGCAGTGGTTAACAAATTAGCACCTGATTTGATGATCTCGGCTTCAATCAAGAAACCAGATGATTTGACTCGATTGAGTAATTTAGATATCCCAGACAATAAGCTTGTTGCCTTTGTCGGGACAAGCGAACCAGACTCTTCTTTGTACAGCGCACTTCGTTTGCATGGTATTAAGTCGATTTTAGGTACCATTGGCAACTTAGATCGTTCAGCCGCGAAGGCGGGTTATCAAGTGTATGCAGAGTATATTAATCGAGGCGCAGATATCCTTTCGACCGACCGCCCTTTTGAAGCTGCTAAAGCACTTGACTTTTACATAAAAAAACGAAATATCCGTTCCAAGTATATCCAATAG
- a CDS encoding shikimate kinase, with amino-acid sequence MGKPIFLIGFMGSGKTTWGKKLANALEIPFIDMDHEIVEKIGMSIPEYFSLHGDEGFRKIEREVMLDQAERTGIISTGGGTPCYFDNMQWLIDHGTVLYLKHSPKSLWNRLSQSDVNKRPALKGFSGEELLSFIEEKLNERAPFYDRAHIHVDQINTPLEKLVEIIEDYQNDDAN; translated from the coding sequence ATGGGTAAACCGATATTTCTAATTGGCTTCATGGGTAGTGGAAAGACAACCTGGGGAAAGAAACTTGCTAACGCATTAGAGATCCCATTTATTGATATGGATCATGAGATTGTTGAAAAGATCGGCATGAGTATTCCTGAATACTTCAGTTTACATGGAGATGAAGGGTTTCGAAAAATTGAACGCGAAGTGATGCTAGACCAAGCGGAACGCACAGGCATTATTTCAACCGGTGGCGGGACTCCTTGCTATTTCGATAATATGCAATGGTTAATAGATCATGGAACAGTTCTATATTTGAAGCATAGCCCAAAGTCTTTGTGGAATCGACTAAGCCAATCTGACGTAAATAAGCGCCCTGCATTGAAAGGATTCTCTGGAGAGGAGCTACTTAGCTTCATTGAAGAGAAACTCAATGAGAGAGCTCCATTTTACGATAGAGCGCACATTCATGTAGACCAAATAAATACCCCTTTAGAAAAATTAGTTGAAATTATAGAAGACTATCAAAACGATGATGCGAACTAA
- a CDS encoding BT_3928 family protein — protein MTYTGTFGTQKKEKPHLWLWIPRLIVGVLFIFSGLIKANDPLGFGYKLQEYFHVFGLNFLNDYAHWIAIFLCALEIILGALLILGIAAKKVAWGLLLLIIFFTFLTFYSAFFEVVKSCGCFGDAIPLTPWQSFLKDLVLLALIIPIFIFRDRIKPFIASLFTRNLLTLFIIIGSFGIGIYTLYFLPFIDFLPYKEGNNIVELRKIPEGAEPDVYEHIYQLKNKTTGEIKKVTDKEYLGDKLWEDENLEVIGDPESKLIKKGFELPIPDLIITDMEGTDRTDEVISNPYYNFIVVSKDLTQLSPFDFKALDKINTTIRELSEDYNIRAILATASSSEDVNYLNDQMDLVLETFYVDAVPLKSMVRSNPGVMLMLNGVVIKKWSQYNFPSKEELVKNYFDKIQ, from the coding sequence ATGACATATACAGGCACTTTCGGCACGCAAAAAAAAGAAAAACCACATTTATGGCTCTGGATACCTAGGCTAATTGTCGGGGTCTTATTTATTTTCTCCGGATTAATAAAAGCCAATGATCCTTTAGGATTTGGCTATAAACTTCAAGAGTATTTCCATGTCTTTGGACTCAATTTTCTAAATGACTATGCACATTGGATAGCGATTTTCCTTTGTGCGTTAGAAATTATACTTGGGGCACTTCTCATATTGGGTATTGCAGCCAAGAAAGTTGCTTGGGGTTTATTACTTTTAATCATCTTCTTCACATTCTTAACCTTCTATTCTGCTTTTTTTGAAGTCGTAAAGTCATGTGGTTGTTTTGGAGATGCTATCCCATTGACGCCTTGGCAGTCATTCTTAAAGGACTTAGTCTTACTGGCACTAATTATCCCTATTTTCATCTTTAGAGACCGCATCAAACCTTTTATTGCGAGCTTATTCACAAGAAATTTGTTGACGCTATTTATTATCATTGGCTCTTTTGGGATAGGTATTTACACCTTGTATTTCCTTCCATTCATTGACTTCTTGCCATATAAAGAGGGTAATAACATTGTAGAATTACGCAAGATCCCAGAAGGTGCTGAGCCAGATGTTTATGAACATATCTACCAATTAAAGAATAAAACAACAGGCGAGATTAAAAAAGTCACTGACAAAGAATATTTAGGCGATAAGCTATGGGAAGATGAAAACTTAGAAGTCATTGGAGACCCAGAAAGCAAACTTATCAAAAAAGGTTTTGAATTACCTATTCCAGATTTAATCATTACAGATATGGAGGGTACTGACCGCACAGATGAGGTGATTAGCAATCCTTACTATAATTTCATTGTTGTCAGCAAAGATTTAACTCAGCTCTCTCCTTTTGATTTTAAAGCACTGGATAAAATTAACACAACAATTCGTGAATTATCGGAAGACTATAATATTCGCGCTATACTAGCTACTGCATCTTCTTCGGAAGACGTAAATTATTTGAATGATCAGATGGACTTAGTGTTGGAGACGTTTTATGTCGATGCTGTTCCCCTGAAAAGTATGGTAAGATCTAACCCTGGTGTGATGTTGATGTTGAACGGTGTAGTGATAAAAAAATGGTCTCAATATAATTTCCCTTCGAAAGAAGAATTAGTCAAAAACTACTTTGATAAAATACAATAA
- a CDS encoding DUF1599 domain-containing protein, which produces MDTISEYNCVIAQCQDLFIKKTKDYGTAWRIMRLTSITDQLYIKAQRIRTLEVKKVSKVGEGVIDEYIGIVNYCVIAMMQLELGEEGDENLDASLVEAKYSEKVNETRDLMLAKNHDYGEAWRDMRISSLTDMILTKLHRVKQIEDNNGATLVSEGLNANYQDMLNYAVFALIKLGLAEKAA; this is translated from the coding sequence ATGGATACCATATCTGAATACAACTGCGTCATAGCTCAATGTCAAGATTTATTTATCAAAAAGACAAAAGATTATGGAACAGCCTGGCGTATTATGCGTTTAACATCGATTACCGATCAGCTTTATATCAAAGCACAACGTATCCGTACGCTCGAGGTCAAGAAGGTTTCTAAAGTTGGTGAGGGTGTTATCGATGAATATATTGGAATAGTCAATTATTGCGTCATCGCAATGATGCAATTAGAGCTTGGCGAAGAGGGAGACGAAAACTTAGATGCCTCTTTGGTCGAAGCAAAGTATTCTGAGAAAGTGAACGAGACACGTGATTTAATGCTAGCTAAGAATCATGATTACGGGGAGGCATGGCGCGACATGCGTATTTCTTCGTTAACCGATATGATCTTGACAAAATTACATCGTGTGAAACAAATTGAAGACAACAATGGCGCGACCCTCGTATCCGAAGGTTTGAACGCTAATTACCAAGATATGCTAAACTATGCAGTCTTTGCATTAATTAAATTAGGTTTAGCAGAAAAAGCAGCATAA
- a CDS encoding HipA family kinase: MEIKNPEIREVNIIRYIQPFREGGSLPGLVDADDGFSYVIKFRGAGQGKKALVAEFIGAELARMIGLRVPEMVFAHLDVGFGRTEPDEEIQDLLKFSEGMNLGVHYLNGSITFDANVDTIAAEEASKIVWLDALLMNVDRTAKNTNMLVWHKDLWMIDYGAALYFHHSWDNWEEQTSKPFVQIKDHVLLKQATEVSRINDEYKVFFTRANVAKVLAAIPDEWLIDEVRSLSADDARTVYVEFIARRAEESEVFVNQIQDAR, translated from the coding sequence ATGGAAATAAAGAATCCAGAAATTAGAGAAGTAAATATTATCCGCTACATCCAGCCATTTCGTGAAGGAGGGTCTCTCCCTGGCCTAGTCGATGCCGACGATGGATTCAGCTACGTGATTAAGTTTCGAGGAGCGGGGCAAGGAAAAAAAGCATTGGTTGCCGAGTTTATTGGGGCTGAGCTTGCTAGAATGATTGGTCTACGTGTTCCTGAAATGGTATTCGCACATTTAGATGTAGGATTTGGACGCACGGAACCAGATGAAGAAATACAAGATTTATTAAAGTTTTCGGAAGGGATGAACTTGGGCGTTCACTATTTGAACGGGTCAATCACGTTTGATGCCAATGTCGATACGATTGCTGCCGAAGAAGCGTCTAAAATTGTTTGGCTTGATGCCTTATTAATGAATGTAGATCGCACGGCGAAAAATACGAATATGTTAGTTTGGCATAAAGATTTATGGATGATTGACTATGGGGCGGCCTTATATTTTCACCACAGTTGGGATAATTGGGAAGAGCAAACGTCGAAGCCATTTGTGCAAATCAAAGATCATGTTCTTTTGAAACAAGCAACAGAAGTATCGCGTATAAATGATGAATACAAAGTTTTTTTTACACGTGCTAACGTAGCGAAAGTTTTAGCGGCTATTCCAGATGAATGGTTAATCGATGAAGTTAGATCACTTTCTGCCGACGATGCACGTACTGTTTATGTCGAATTCATTGCTCGACGCGCCGAAGAATCAGAAGTTTTTGTAAATCAAATTCAAGATGCACGATAG
- a CDS encoding DUF3037 domain-containing protein, with translation MHDRTLYEYAVVRLVPRVEREEFLNIGVLLYCRKQRYAEILYHVDEERCCHLAKDIDYTQINAHLQSMRAVCQGLKEGGSLAQLDQTERFRWLTAYRSTLIQCSAVHPGLCIDAATTHQELFEKLVL, from the coding sequence ATGCACGATAGAACCCTATACGAATATGCCGTTGTGCGATTGGTTCCTCGTGTAGAACGGGAAGAATTCTTAAATATTGGCGTATTGTTGTATTGCCGAAAGCAGCGCTATGCCGAAATTCTATATCATGTTGACGAGGAACGATGTTGTCATCTGGCAAAGGATATCGATTATACGCAAATAAACGCTCATTTACAATCCATGCGTGCTGTCTGTCAAGGTTTGAAAGAGGGCGGAAGCCTCGCACAACTTGATCAAACGGAACGCTTCCGTTGGTTAACAGCTTATCGAAGCACACTTATCCAGTGCTCTGCTGTTCATCCTGGATTATGTATAGATGCAGCAACAACACATCAAGAATTATTCGAAAAATTAGTGCTATAA
- a CDS encoding serine O-acetyltransferase — protein sequence MNEFYEHIFQKQQAVQDMPSNKQIAQWAIALMHLLFPERNSHTYHEQADVEAAFQVSEAELYQLLLKTKACSECDVKKVAQTFFEKLPTVYQIMLTDAQAILDGDPAAKSLNEVIRTYPGFLAICIYRIAHELLIQGIPLIPRILTEYAHSKTGIDIHPGARIAEYLHIDHGTGVVIGETCIIGKHVKLYQGVTLGALSVDKSFSDTQRHPIIEDHVIIYAGATILGGETTVGHHSIIGGNVWLTASVAPYTTVYHQPNSKFYDSKPLA from the coding sequence ATGAATGAATTTTACGAGCATATCTTTCAAAAACAACAAGCCGTTCAAGATATGCCGAGCAATAAACAAATCGCACAATGGGCAATTGCTTTAATGCATCTATTATTCCCTGAGCGAAACTCGCATACCTATCATGAACAAGCAGATGTTGAAGCTGCATTTCAAGTTTCTGAAGCAGAATTATATCAATTATTGTTAAAAACCAAAGCCTGTTCAGAATGCGATGTCAAGAAAGTTGCACAAACTTTTTTTGAGAAACTACCGACAGTTTACCAAATTATGCTGACCGACGCACAAGCCATTCTCGATGGGGATCCTGCGGCAAAGAGCTTGAATGAGGTAATCCGAACTTATCCTGGATTTTTAGCCATTTGCATCTACCGAATTGCGCACGAATTGTTAATTCAGGGAATACCCTTGATTCCACGTATTCTAACCGAATATGCCCATTCAAAAACTGGCATCGATATACATCCCGGAGCTCGTATAGCAGAGTATTTGCATATTGACCATGGTACAGGTGTCGTGATTGGCGAGACTTGTATTATTGGGAAACACGTAAAACTGTATCAGGGAGTGACCTTAGGCGCGCTGAGTGTTGATAAGAGTTTTTCTGATACCCAAAGGCATCCAATTATAGAAGATCATGTAATCATCTATGCAGGAGCAACAATACTGGGAGGTGAGACCACCGTAGGCCATCATTCCATCATTGGGGGGAACGTGTGGTTAACTGCGAGTGTTGCGCCTTATACAACTGTCTATCATCAACCGAATTCTAAATTTTATGACTCTAAACCTTTAGCATAA
- the cysM gene encoding cysteine synthase CysM, whose translation MGNIIATIGNTPLVEITRFHSNPKVKIYAKLEGNNPGGSVKDRAALNMIRSAMERGEITKDTKLIEATSGNTGIALAMIASMFGLSMELVMPSTSTRERTLTMEAFGAKVTLLETMEICRDYAEEKAATGEYFILNQFANPDNYEAHIKTTAPEIWRDTNGQITHFVSAMGTTGTIMGCSMFLKEQNPDIQIVGCQPTEESSIPGIRRWPAAYLPKIFDASRVDRVIDIAQTDATEKARELARKEGVFAGMSSGGAFHAALQIANEIEEGVIVFIVCDRGDRYLSSDLFG comes from the coding sequence ATGGGAAATATTATAGCAACAATTGGAAATACACCTTTAGTAGAGATTACTCGTTTTCACAGTAACCCAAAAGTGAAAATATATGCAAAACTAGAGGGGAATAATCCAGGTGGCTCAGTAAAGGATCGTGCAGCGTTAAATATGATTCGCTCTGCAATGGAGCGCGGTGAAATTACTAAGGACACAAAGCTTATTGAAGCTACTAGTGGTAATACGGGTATTGCTTTAGCCATGATCGCCAGTATGTTCGGCTTGTCAATGGAACTCGTTATGCCTTCGACATCAACGCGCGAACGTACTTTAACTATGGAAGCTTTTGGTGCAAAAGTAACTTTATTGGAAACCATGGAGATTTGCCGTGATTATGCCGAGGAAAAAGCTGCAACGGGGGAGTATTTCATTCTTAATCAGTTTGCAAATCCAGATAACTACGAAGCACATATAAAAACTACCGCACCAGAAATATGGCGAGATACGAACGGGCAAATCACTCATTTTGTGAGTGCCATGGGGACTACAGGGACAATTATGGGTTGCTCGATGTTTTTAAAAGAACAGAATCCTGATATTCAAATTGTGGGTTGTCAACCTACAGAAGAGTCTTCCATTCCTGGTATTCGACGTTGGCCTGCCGCGTATTTGCCTAAAATATTTGACGCATCACGTGTAGACCGTGTGATAGACATTGCACAAACGGATGCAACAGAGAAAGCAAGAGAACTTGCACGAAAAGAAGGCGTATTTGCTGGTATGAGTTCAGGAGGCGCATTTCACGCAGCTTTACAAATCGCAAATGAAATTGAAGAAGGTGTTATTGTTTTTATTGTTTGTGATCGCGGAGATCGTTATCTAAGCTCTGACCTATTCGGATAA
- a CDS encoding DUF3943 domain-containing protein, translated as MRHFKLYFFITFLTNLFVNPLFAQSDSIPTKAIDSLYFKDPAFIKDTLAWGLQPKREKKFWRAGAEWFLAQAFPASFNRFITRDPYSYISFQNFIDHQRLSAWDWDDNQFTTNQIDHPFHGQIYFNAFRSNGYNFYQSSIATLAGSYIWETAGETQHPSINDLVNTTFGGILLGEMMHRVSRNILARNKRHHNRVGNELVATLVNPVSGLNRFLDGKWGKTVEDYYLVDSSIITAEVDLGFRRFDAKEGDFIAKGKNAFYGRLRFRYTNGDHNYKRPFDQFSVNLELGNGDSSFINAINVHALLYGAKFFKSQKGDHYGTLNAHYDFYNNDAFFYGAQSINYNWLSEFRYKKNNRLNLSVGAGAVVLAAVPDPYLLYGASRNYNYGPGASYRFKGELSLLNRFLLSADYNGGVFFTISGNDSYYILHGLTVEGSLRLYKRWSINLSSGYFNLQGHFKDDKYPDFHREYPYGRVSVGYNIFF; from the coding sequence TTGCGACACTTTAAGCTATATTTTTTTATCACTTTCTTAACGAATCTGTTCGTTAATCCTTTATTTGCACAAAGCGATTCGATTCCAACGAAGGCTATCGATAGTCTTTATTTTAAAGATCCGGCTTTTATCAAAGATACTTTGGCTTGGGGACTACAACCAAAAAGAGAGAAGAAATTTTGGAGGGCAGGGGCAGAGTGGTTTTTAGCACAGGCTTTCCCGGCATCGTTCAATAGATTTATCACAAGAGACCCATACTCTTATATTTCTTTTCAGAATTTTATAGATCACCAGCGCCTAAGTGCTTGGGACTGGGATGACAATCAATTTACCACAAACCAAATTGACCATCCATTTCACGGACAGATTTATTTTAATGCCTTTCGAAGTAACGGTTACAATTTCTATCAATCGAGTATCGCGACCCTGGCTGGAAGCTATATCTGGGAGACCGCTGGAGAGACACAACATCCATCCATTAACGACCTCGTTAATACAACCTTTGGAGGTATTCTATTAGGAGAGATGATGCACCGTGTTTCTCGTAATATCCTAGCGAGGAATAAGCGACATCACAACCGCGTAGGAAATGAATTGGTCGCTACGCTGGTGAATCCTGTAAGTGGCTTAAATCGATTTCTAGATGGGAAATGGGGGAAAACTGTTGAAGATTATTACTTAGTCGATTCCTCAATAATTACAGCAGAAGTCGATCTAGGTTTTCGACGTTTTGATGCGAAGGAAGGGGATTTTATAGCGAAGGGAAAAAATGCGTTTTACGGTAGACTTCGTTTTAGATACACGAATGGGGATCATAACTATAAACGCCCGTTTGATCAGTTTTCCGTTAACTTGGAGTTAGGCAACGGAGATAGTTCATTTATCAATGCAATAAACGTACATGCCTTATTATACGGTGCGAAGTTTTTTAAATCGCAGAAAGGGGATCATTATGGAACGCTGAATGCACATTATGATTTCTATAATAACGACGCTTTTTTCTATGGTGCCCAAAGTATTAACTACAACTGGCTTTCCGAATTTCGGTATAAAAAGAACAATCGATTAAACCTAAGTGTTGGGGCAGGGGCAGTAGTTCTCGCTGCGGTTCCAGATCCCTATTTATTGTACGGTGCGAGTCGCAATTATAACTATGGGCCCGGGGCATCCTATCGTTTTAAAGGAGAATTGAGCTTGTTGAATCGGTTTTTATTGAGTGCAGACTATAATGGTGGTGTGTTCTTTACTATATCGGGGAATGACTCCTATTATATCCTCCACGGATTAACTGTCGAAGGAAGTTTACGTCTTTATAAACGTTGGTCCATAAATTTAAGCTCAGGGTATTTTAATTTGCAGGGACACTTTAAAGATGATAAATATCCAGATTTCCACCGAGAGTATCCTTACGGACGTGTATCTGTAGGATATAATATTTTCTTCTAA